A single genomic interval of Octopus bimaculoides isolate UCB-OBI-ISO-001 chromosome 10, ASM119413v2, whole genome shotgun sequence harbors:
- the LOC106879999 gene encoding ankyrin-3 — translation MLKKFKFTHLEVTATKLSEIINYGPITEFDSFMKTLVSPADICTTIDSNGETPLHTSIQKSRMECLKKMLELDLNIKARNNKGYTPLSYALLYGHMKIASQFIEKGAQVNEICVRKTGKTLLQKMVTINKLEAVRFLLENGALVNKCDESGMAPLHMAVISGHKTIVSILLEFGANINQINKFEQSPLQLAIQMNQPEMSKILINNGANLLMKDKADKTILNVSASVGNAEICRQILRQTSVNIDTKEKLLGRSPLHTACAVRSYPAAKLLIDYGANIKLLTRNRKAPINIATQAGSADIVKMLKEESELLERKSHRKTPLLLAIDQGHLQIVQYIINSKGSVNSKDVNGATPLHYAAKNGLFMFVKIFIENGADVNAKDKRMKTPLHEAFIYGHDKVANYLVEVGADLHCVDDIQMSPFDYKTLQNMWSNKHRTTSSKIQCIIDKWKKKTFLNQARSWNM, via the exons AAATTATTAACTATGGCCCAATTACAGAGTTTGATTCTTTTATGAAGACTCTAGTTAGCCCGGCAGATATTTGCACAACGATTGACTCCAATGGAGAAACTCCTTTACACACTAGTATTCAGAAAAGCAGGATGGAGTGTTTGAAAAAGATGCTGGAGCTAGACCTCAATATTAAGGCAAGAAATAACAAAGGCTATACACCGTTAAGTTATGCCTTGCTTTATGGACATATGAAAATAGCAAGTCAATTTATCGAAAAAGGAGCACAAGTTAATGAAATATGTGTACGAAAGACAGGTAAAACACTACTCCAGAAAATGGTAACGATAAATAAACTGGAAGCAGTACGGTTCCTTTTAGAAAATGGAGCTTTGGTTAACAAATGCGATGAATCTGGTATGGCACCACTACATATGGCAGTGATTAGCGGTCATAAAACAATTGTCAGTATTTTGTTGGAATTCGGTGCGAATatcaaccaaataaataaatttgaacaaTCTCCTCTTCAACTTGCCATCCAGATGAACCAGCCTGAAATGAGCAAAATTCTCATAAATAATGGCGCCAACCTTTTGATGAAGGATAAAGCCGATAAAACTATACTCAACGTGTCTGCTTCTGTTGGGAATGCAGAAATATGCAGGCAAATATTGAGACAAACTTCTGTAAATATCGATACCAAAGAAAAACTGTTGGGTCGTAGTCCATTACACACAGCCTGTGCCGTCAGAAGTTACCCTGCGGCAAAATTGCTTATCGATTACGGAGCTAACATTAAACTATTGACTAGGAATCGTAAGGCTCCCATCAATATTGCCACACAAGCCGGTAGCGCAGATATAGTGAAAATGTTGAAAGAAGAGTCAGAATTACTGGAAAGAAAATCACATCGTAAAACTCCATTGCTATTAGCTATTGACCAAGGTCACTTACAAATAgttcaatatattattaattcGAAAGGTAGTGTCAACTCCAAAGATGTGAATGGTGCCACTCCACTCCATTATGCTGCAAAgaatggtttgtttatgtttgtgaaaatatttattgaaaacggAGCCGACGTCAACGCTAAggacaaaagaatgaaaacaccACTTCATGAAGCTTTCATTTATGGACATGATAAGGTAGCGAATTATCTCGTCGAAGTAGGGGCCGACCTGCATTGTGTGGACGACATTCAAATGTCACCATTCGATTATAAAACATTGCAAAACATGTGGTCAAATAAACAT AGAACAACATCCAGCAAAATTCAATGTATTATAgacaaatggaaaaagaaaacttttctcAACCAAGCAAGAAGTTGGAACATGTAA